A region from the Triticum urartu cultivar G1812 chromosome 1, Tu2.1, whole genome shotgun sequence genome encodes:
- the LOC125544626 gene encoding uncharacterized protein LOC125544626 codes for MLRGGAGPRGGGGAAAASSAARPPRCPHPRPAPRRARATAGGLEPKGVAVSVLEDPVVSSVEESSFTFEFKRGSKRARKGMPPAEVHRGKENWHGEGVTNKQNMAAAKSHMTKEGPEEVEFTHCAPSIVARLMGLETVPRSKKVLDRCQSDIQSNPRLKLSGRAEEVARVSCEDRPCRSSGDELPELKDVFEVTEMENMATRKALQSGKEMPRPRSNDADLEFVRQKFLDAKRLSTDEGHRNSKEFGEALEILYSKKDVFLEILQESSVALSGFPGHILGYSGSQCYPHGSNGAGAQSFGQDNLCRMEVDSESEGPLSSVHLEETSHVPLEHSAPKGSRRSRRPSQIVVLKPDPQRRSSTPVLASQETSQFGQWTGARWLKPPRHSTHKQDGIHSMAHGSVQVSEPEGDTPEQKLRIQTSRRGSRKKPSENECYLGVGCQREKAASTSHDETSSISSSTHSAGSSVSRKARKHLSERWQMACQSKAENPVPTDTRTLGEMLELTARDATKVTTQKRLSDSNTNSSNAQEMPASPLGISSKDGWKTGIYRGDNSRSGISRNFPRSKSLPTSSTTIAKLPGRRRSAPNLPILKDILNTPTDDTGNGLLRKRLPIRKAKQNGRVIVHVGKENMLPEKEIYVTSERTRHSICTSDLPRTSNTYNEHPGDVISTEDHTAIDLAIPHEDVQNLKGQAGWKEQKLATPLPEAEDIVIHDQDIITLKEVKSQLMESDIAEIDHQAVKSAYSVSAESCECSSPTASSQQSSGEESTYSGIFKSVNDGIQGLRAQLKMLKMGDQVDTREDDSDAYSSDECDDTDISDYQVKEEQLPIFKDEEDRDCTYVQEMLGTACGFPVYPEQWQFSSDVFVWLENKYSKLLLWSKSDRKLLFDLVNSILADMTAPGSSLCSKIMMNSWPQMDWRKLAENVWRTAVFMRRSHQPFDLDSVEPLPLDHHPELEMFGADIAEMIRDDILEELVAELASHIN; via the exons GGAGTCACTAACAAACAGAACATGGCTGCTGCAAAGTCACACATGACGAAAGAGGGGCCAGAAGAGGTGGAGTTCACGCACTGCGCGCCCAGCATCGTTGCGAGGCTGATGGGTCTCGAGACCGTGCCGAGGTCCAAGAAGGTTCTTGACCGGTGCCAGAGTGACATCCAGAGCAACCCACGGCTGAAGTTATCCGGACGTGCTGAGGAAGTGGCCCGGGTTTCATGCGAGGATCGGCCATGTCGGAGCAGCGGCGATGAGCTGCCGGAACTGAAGGATGTTTTCGAGGTGACCGAGATGGAGAACATGGCGACGCGCAAGGCGCTGCAGTCAGGCAAGGAGATGCCACGCCCAAGAAGCAACGATGCCGATCTGGAGTTCGTGAGGCAGAAGTTCTTGGATGCAAAGCGCCTTTCCACCGACGAAGGCCACAGGAATTCTAAGGAGTTTGGTGAGGCACTTGAGATACTGTACTCCAAGAAGGATGTTTTCCTTGAAATCCTTCAGGAGAGCAGTGTTGCCTTGTCAGGGTTCCCAGGGCACATCCTTGGTTACAGTGGTTCGCAGTGCTACCCCCATGGAAGCAATGGTGCTGGTGCGCAATCGTTTGGGCAGGACAACCTTTGCAGAATGGAAGTTGACAGTGAGTCCGAGGGTCCTCTTTCTAGTGTGCATCTCGAAGAAACTTCACATGTGCCACTGGAGCATTCGGCACCAAAAGGGAGCAGGCGTTCACGGAGGCCCTCGCAAATTGTTGTTCTGAAACCAGACCCTCAGAGGAGAAGTTCGACACCGGTTTTAGCAAGCCAAGAAACATCGCAGTTTGGTCAGTGGACTGGTGCGCGATGGTTGAAGCCGCCACGCCATAGTACGCATAAGCAAGATGGCATACATTCTATGGCACATGGCAGTGTCCAAGTTTCAGAGCCAGAAGGAGATACACCTGAACAGAAGCTTAGAATACAAACCTCTAGAAGAGGTAGCAGGAAGAAACCATCTGAGAATGAGTGCTACCTTGGAGTTGGCTGTCAAAGGGAAAAGGCTGCTTCCACTTCTCATGATGAGACTTCGTCAATTTCTTCATCCACGCATTCTGCTGGATCATCGGTGAGCAGAAAGGCCAGAAAGCACCTCTCTGAAAGATGGCAAATGGCCTGCCAATCCAAAGCTGAAAATCCAGTTCCTACTGATACAAGAACATTAGGTGAGATGCTTGAACTCACTGCTAGAGATGCAACGAAAGTAACCACCCAAAAGCGTTTGTCAGATTCAAACACCAATTCCAGTAATGCGCAAGAGATGCCGGCCAGCCCTCTTGGTATTAGCAGCAAAGATGGTTGGAAGACAGGGATTTACCGTGGCGATAATTCAAGAAGTGGCATATCAAGGAATTTTCCCAGGTCCAAGTCTCTCCCAACCTCATCTACCACTATTGCAAAATTACCGGGCAGGAGGCGCTCTGCACCTAACTTGCCCATTCTGAAGGATATATTGAATACACCCACTGATGATACTGGGAATGGACTTCTCAGGAAGAGGTTACCAATCAGAAAAGCCAAGCAGAATGGGCGAGTTATCGTTCATGTAGGAAAGGAAAATATGCTACCTGAGAAAGAGATTTATGTAACTTCAGAGAGAACAAGACACAGTATCTGCACTTCTGATCTACCCAGGACAAGCAACACATATAATGAGCATCCAGGTGATGTTATCAGTACTGAGGATCACACAGCAATTGATTTGGCTATTCCACATGAGGATGTGCAAAATTTGAAAGGTCAGGCAGGGTGGAAAGAGCAAAAGCTAGCAACACCGTTACCAGAGGCAGAAGACATAGTAATTCATGATCAGGATATCATAACATTGAAG GAGGTGAAAAGCCAACTAATGGAGAGTGACATTGCTGAAATTGATCACCAAGCAGTAAAGTCTGCTTATTCTGTAAGCGCTGAGAGCTGCGAATGCTCAAGTCCAACTGCTTCATCGCAACAAAGTTCTGGAGAAGAGTCTACTTATTCTGGAATCTTCAAAAGTGTCAATGATGGTATTCAAG GACTCAGAGCTCAACTTAAGATGCTGAAGATGGGCGACCAAGTTGATACACGCGAAGATGATTCGGATGCATACTCGAGCGATGAGTGCGACGATACAGACATTTCAGATTACCAGGTGAAGGAAGAGCAGCTACCCATATTTAAGGATGAGGAGGACAGGGACTGCACTTATGTCCAGGAGATGCTTGGCACTGCGTGTGGCTTTCCAGTCTACCCAGAGCAGTGGCAGTTCAGCTCAGATGTGTTCGTATGGCTGGAAAACAAGTACAGCAAGCTGCTCCTGTGGTCGAAATCAGACAGGAAGCTTCTTTTCGATCTCGTTAACTCAATCTTAGCTGATATGACGGCTCCCGGCAGCAGCCTATGTTCAAAAATCATGATGAACTCCTGGCCTCAAATGGATTGGAGAAAGTTAGCTGAAAATGTCTGGCGAACGGCAGTATTCATGCGAAGGAGCCATCAGCCATTTGATCTGGACAGTGTCGAGCCTTTGCCCCTGGACCATCACCCTGAACTTGAAATGTTCGGAGCAGACATTGCTGAAATGATACGTGACGACATTCTGGAAGAGCTTGTGGCCGAACTCGCGTCGCATATCAACTGA